A stretch of the Glycine soja cultivar W05 chromosome 13, ASM419377v2, whole genome shotgun sequence genome encodes the following:
- the LOC114381024 gene encoding 60S ribosomal protein L24 produces MVLKTELCRFSGAKIYPGKGIRFVRGDSQVFLFANSKCKRYFHNRLKPSKLTWTAMYRKQHKKDIAQEAVKKRRRATKKPYSRSIVGATLEVIQKKRTEKPEVRDAAREAQLREIKERIKKTKDDKKAKKAEVAAKSQKSQGKGSISKGAMPKGPKLGGGGGKR; encoded by the exons ATGGTTCTCAA AACCGAGCTGTGCCGATTCAGCGGTGCCAAGATCTACCCAGGGAAAGGCATCAGATTTGTTCGTGGTGATTCTCAG GTTTTCCTGTTTGCTAACTCAAAATGTAAGAGGTATTTCCACAACAGGTTGAAGCCGTCAAAGCTCACGTGGACTGCAATGTACCGAAAGCAGCATAAGAAG GATATTGCTCAAGAAGCTGTGAAGAAGAGAAGACGTGCTACCAAAAAACCTTACTCTAGGTCTATTGTTGGTGCTACTTTAGAAGTTATCCAGAAAAAGAGAACCGAGAAGCCAGAAGTTCGAGATGCAGCTAGGGAAGCACAGCTTCG TGAAATTAAGGAGAGGATCAAGAAAACTAAGGATGACAAGAAAGCTAAGAAAGCAGAAGTTGCAGCTAAGTCCCAAAAATCACAAGGGAAAGGAAGTATTTCGAAGGGTGCCATGCCCAAAGGTCCCAAACTTGGTGGGGGAGGTGGGAAACGCTGA